The Niallia sp. Man26 genome includes a window with the following:
- a CDS encoding DUF421 domain-containing protein has protein sequence MELSFIWKSAVLIITGILLLRVSGRKSISQMTLAQTIIMISLGTIIVQPIVEKSVIKAIGGAVVFIIAILILEVLQLKVNAIEKFITGKSKVVIENGQIDYKTLKKIRMTVDQLEMRIRTKGISSINDIQTATIEPNGQLGYELKEEAKPLTISDFKKLMAMIEEKNKSNQSNTQYNNEYKNPNIFQELKGRNNQKHNKSLK, from the coding sequence ATGGAATTATCATTTATTTGGAAATCTGCAGTATTAATAATTACTGGAATTCTATTGCTGAGGGTATCTGGAAGAAAATCTATTTCACAAATGACGTTAGCACAAACAATTATTATGATTTCTTTAGGTACAATCATTGTTCAGCCAATTGTTGAAAAGAGTGTAATAAAAGCAATTGGTGGTGCTGTAGTTTTCATTATTGCTATTTTAATTTTAGAAGTACTACAGCTTAAGGTAAATGCTATTGAAAAATTTATTACAGGAAAATCAAAGGTTGTTATAGAAAATGGACAGATAGATTATAAAACATTAAAAAAAATACGCATGACTGTTGATCAACTAGAGATGAGAATCAGAACCAAAGGTATTTCAAGTATTAATGATATTCAAACAGCAACAATAGAACCTAATGGTCAATTAGGATATGAGTTAAAAGAAGAAGCAAAGCCACTAACTATTAGTGATTTTAAAAAACTAATGGCTATGATAGAAGAAAAAAACAAATCAAATCAAAGTAATACTCAATATAATAATGAGTATAAAAACCCTAACATTTTTCAAGAATTAAAAGGGAGAAATAATCAGAAACATAATAAATCTTTAAAATAA
- a CDS encoding alanine/glycine:cation symporter family protein, with translation MNIIEKFITGGNTVLWGYVLIAVLLLLGVYFTIGSRFAQVRYLREMFRLLRVKEKDSENTSKKQISSLQAFFVGAGTRIGTGNLAGVAIALAIGGPGAVFWMWMVAILGSASSFVENTLAQIYKAKDNGQFKGGPAYYMKKQLNKKWMSFIFAVMMILSYGTTFNAVQSNTIAVALENSFGISPVIAGVALVILTSLVVFGGIKRIADISSIIVPFMAFGYILLAVFVVITNITEIPHVLSLIFKSAFGMEQVVGGGIAAAIMNGVKRGLFSNGAGIGGDPIAAATASVSHPAKQGFIQALGVFFDTLLVCSATAFIILTSDAYGSGLTGIELSQAAMVEHFGTWGGIFLGIAIFLFAFTSIIGCYYYGEANLPFISKSKTFLNFYRILALGMVMFGAVANLQIVWDLADLTMAIMALVNLTAIAILGPIAFKALDHYMKQRRLGKEPVFYRDDIKGLKGVEAWPIRKKKNMNNVV, from the coding sequence GTGAATATTATTGAAAAGTTTATCACCGGTGGAAACACTGTACTTTGGGGGTATGTGCTTATTGCCGTCTTGTTACTATTAGGTGTTTATTTCACCATTGGATCGAGATTTGCACAAGTCAGGTATCTTAGGGAAATGTTCCGACTATTGAGAGTGAAAGAGAAAGATTCAGAAAACACCAGTAAAAAACAAATATCTTCTCTACAAGCATTTTTCGTAGGGGCAGGTACTCGAATTGGTACAGGCAATCTTGCAGGAGTAGCTATTGCCTTAGCAATTGGGGGACCTGGAGCAGTATTTTGGATGTGGATGGTTGCCATCCTTGGGAGTGCAAGTTCATTTGTTGAAAACACATTAGCTCAAATTTATAAAGCAAAAGATAACGGACAATTTAAAGGCGGTCCTGCCTACTATATGAAAAAACAGCTAAATAAAAAATGGATGAGTTTCATTTTTGCTGTTATGATGATTCTGTCATATGGTACCACCTTTAATGCTGTTCAAAGTAATACTATAGCAGTTGCTTTAGAAAATTCTTTTGGTATCAGCCCAGTTATTGCTGGGGTTGCACTAGTAATTCTTACTAGCTTAGTTGTGTTTGGCGGTATAAAAAGAATTGCTGATATTTCTTCTATTATTGTCCCTTTTATGGCCTTTGGCTATATTCTACTCGCTGTCTTTGTAGTAATTACAAATATTACAGAGATACCTCATGTTTTATCATTAATCTTTAAAAGTGCTTTTGGAATGGAGCAAGTCGTTGGTGGAGGTATAGCTGCAGCTATTATGAACGGGGTAAAAAGAGGACTTTTCTCCAATGGTGCTGGAATTGGAGGAGATCCAATTGCCGCTGCTACAGCATCTGTCTCTCATCCAGCTAAACAAGGTTTTATTCAAGCTTTAGGTGTATTTTTTGATACTTTGCTTGTTTGTTCTGCTACAGCTTTTATTATTCTTACCTCAGATGCCTATGGATCAGGACTAACTGGTATTGAATTATCACAAGCAGCAATGGTTGAACACTTTGGAACATGGGGTGGCATCTTTTTAGGAATAGCGATTTTTCTATTCGCCTTCACCTCCATTATTGGCTGTTATTATTATGGGGAAGCAAACTTGCCGTTTATCAGTAAAAGCAAAACCTTTTTAAACTTCTATCGTATACTGGCACTCGGAATGGTTATGTTTGGTGCAGTAGCTAACCTGCAAATCGTTTGGGATTTAGCGGACCTTACAATGGCAATTATGGCACTAGTTAATCTGACTGCAATCGCTATCCTCGGTCCTATTGCTTTTAAAGCGCTGGACCATTATATGAAACAGCGTAGACTGGGGAAAGAGCCCGTTTTTTATCGTGATGATATTAAGGGTTTAAAGGGTGTAGAAGCTTGGCCAATTAGAAAGAAAAAAAACATGAATAATGTGGTTTAA
- a CDS encoding TrkH family potassium uptake protein, with amino-acid sequence MGKLIKFNPAQILSIGFLSLIFIGALLLMLPISTNDGHELSFLDAIFEATSAVCVTGLVVVDTGTTFTIFGQCVLLFLIQTGGLGFMTVGVVIAIFLGKNIGLKGRLMIQESLNQLSLEGMVRLVKFILLFTLLFEAIGALFLSIRWSVDLGFPTSIYYGIFHSISAFNNAGFDIMGDYRSITSYAGDFIVVFILTSLLLIGGLGYTVILDIWRKKFTGKLTLHTKLVLWISAILIVFPTILIFVLEFKNPGTLGSLSLKDKVLGAYFHAVVPRTAGFNSLNMSELSLSTQFVTMVLMFIGGGSGGTAGGIKVTTFLIILLAIWNLIRGNDDINIMERRISKDLVYRSFAITVYSIGIVSIISFILTITEDAPLNVILFEVISAFATVGMSLGLTPDLSPVGKIAISLLMFIGRVGPLTIAFALAKKQNKLPYKYAEEKIMIG; translated from the coding sequence ATGGGGAAATTAATAAAATTTAATCCGGCACAAATATTATCTATTGGTTTTCTATCACTCATTTTTATTGGTGCGCTTTTGCTTATGTTACCAATTTCAACTAATGATGGTCATGAACTTTCTTTTCTTGATGCTATCTTTGAAGCAACTTCTGCTGTGTGTGTTACCGGTTTAGTAGTAGTTGATACTGGAACTACCTTTACCATCTTTGGTCAATGTGTTCTTTTGTTTTTAATCCAAACTGGCGGTTTGGGGTTTATGACAGTTGGTGTTGTGATTGCCATATTTCTTGGTAAGAACATTGGATTAAAAGGAAGATTGATGATTCAAGAATCGTTAAATCAGCTTTCACTAGAAGGTATGGTAAGATTAGTAAAGTTTATTCTTCTTTTCACCTTACTATTTGAAGCTATTGGTGCTTTGTTTTTATCTATTCGATGGTCTGTTGATCTTGGTTTCCCGACTTCTATCTATTATGGTATTTTTCACTCCATCTCTGCATTTAATAATGCAGGTTTTGATATAATGGGAGATTATCGAAGTATCACTAGTTATGCTGGAGACTTTATTGTAGTTTTTATCCTAACTTCTTTATTACTTATTGGTGGATTAGGCTACACGGTCATCCTAGATATTTGGCGAAAAAAATTCACGGGAAAACTTACTCTTCATACAAAATTAGTCCTATGGATTTCAGCAATTCTTATTGTTTTTCCTACTATCCTTATTTTTGTATTAGAATTTAAAAATCCTGGAACGTTAGGATCTTTATCTTTAAAAGACAAAGTTTTAGGTGCTTATTTTCACGCAGTTGTTCCAAGAACAGCAGGATTTAACAGTTTAAATATGTCTGAATTATCACTAAGCACTCAGTTTGTTACAATGGTTTTGATGTTCATTGGTGGAGGATCAGGTGGTACAGCTGGTGGAATTAAAGTGACAACATTTCTTATAATCCTTCTAGCTATTTGGAACCTAATTCGAGGGAATGATGATATAAATATTATGGAAAGACGCATTTCTAAGGATTTAGTTTACCGATCATTTGCCATAACAGTTTATTCTATAGGGATCGTGTCCATTATTTCCTTTATTTTAACCATTACAGAGGATGCCCCATTAAATGTCATTTTATTTGAAGTTATCTCGGCTTTTGCAACGGTGGGTATGTCCTTGGGCTTAACGCCTGATTTAAGTCCGGTAGGAAAAATTGCTATTTCACTACTTATGTTCATTGGACGGGTCGGACCATTGACAATAGCATTCGCATTAGCCAAAAAACAAAACAAATTACCTTATAAATACGCAGAAGAAAAGATAATGATTGGTTGA
- a CDS encoding CBO0543 family protein: protein MNLERWFLVIFSIVCLLVLIKFIPKEKKRDAWVLFLFLQVITWPAGLIAVEMGWIEYPTQLLPDANSYNKTSFSFEFFFFPIVAIMFSLYFPKRKYWYLVLLYYVGVSGFFTMFEVVLERTTTLVTYHEWKWYWTFITVIISLLINDLFYRWCKKGLIMVREHEN from the coding sequence TTGAATTTAGAGAGATGGTTCCTTGTTATATTTTCAATTGTTTGCTTGTTAGTTTTAATTAAGTTCATTCCAAAAGAAAAAAAAAGAGATGCCTGGGTATTATTTTTATTTCTTCAGGTTATTACTTGGCCAGCAGGCTTAATTGCAGTTGAAATGGGTTGGATTGAATATCCTACTCAGTTACTTCCTGATGCAAATAGTTATAATAAAACTAGTTTCTCTTTTGAGTTCTTCTTCTTTCCAATTGTAGCAATCATGTTTAGCTTATACTTTCCAAAAAGAAAATATTGGTATTTGGTTCTTCTTTATTATGTAGGGGTTTCAGGTTTTTTTACTATGTTTGAAGTGGTATTAGAAAGAACCACGACCTTAGTAACGTATCATGAATGGAAGTGGTATTGGACTTTTATAACAGTTATCATTTCTTTATTAATAAACGATTTGTTTTACAGGTGGTGCAAGAAAGGACTTATTATGGTGAGAGAACATGAAAATTGA
- a CDS encoding CBO0543 family protein yields the protein MKIEPIILSISWLVSFLILVIFIHQKNIRMYLVTFLFTSTIAWIYQYFQLVMGFLEFPGREFSKATKMSFTLHYIVYPTFAVLFIRSISNLNRERIIIVKIIIFSILISIFTYAISTFISLIEYRNWNFFIGVISNIIILYIVKQFVFWFKRGLME from the coding sequence ATGAAAATTGAACCAATCATTTTAAGTATTTCTTGGTTAGTTTCATTTCTAATATTAGTCATTTTCATTCACCAAAAAAACATACGGATGTACCTAGTTACTTTTTTATTTACATCAACAATAGCCTGGATATATCAATATTTTCAATTAGTGATGGGATTCTTAGAATTCCCAGGGAGAGAATTTAGTAAAGCAACAAAAATGAGCTTTACTCTTCACTATATTGTTTATCCTACATTTGCAGTATTATTTATCCGATCTATATCAAATTTAAATAGAGAAAGAATTATAATAGTAAAAATAATAATTTTTTCCATTTTAATTTCTATTTTTACATATGCTATTAGTACTTTCATTTCTTTAATTGAATATAGAAATTGGAACTTTTTTATAGGTGTAATTAGCAATATTATTATTCTATATATAGTTAAACAATTTGTTTTTTGGTTTAAAAGGGGATTAATGGAATGA
- a CDS encoding Ger(x)C family spore germination protein: MKWLKWFILLSFIPLLSGCWDRTELSKTSIVTGMAVDKGESFKYKLTIETTEAREMTPQTASGLAPSNIASLEGNSVAELASKFNIVNATIPIYSHMRVLVISEEIAKDGMLDFMDFFDRNRQIRDDFMIVIARAGKAEEILKVNNMYKKSASLKLFSQLTTMQKDWGGAPDIKLNDYTRIYNSEGQAPVLPAVQLIGDPKKGGNVENLKSEDPDSQVKVNSLGAFKNGKLVGYASLREVRDLLFVQDNIKNTAITANCEVGAKEGDKKFEYRVTHSSTKITAKEVKGIPHFYIKIKTEGILDGTTCANKLEGKSTFEKLELSINKIMEREIQDFIIKTKEQFNADIFGFGDLLREQDYKNFKKYKDTWDDGYANAKMHISFNSEIKRSGLRKGGFLTN; the protein is encoded by the coding sequence ATGAAATGGTTAAAATGGTTTATACTGTTAAGTTTTATACCCCTTTTATCAGGTTGTTGGGATAGAACCGAGTTATCCAAAACTTCAATTGTTACTGGGATGGCAGTTGATAAAGGGGAGTCTTTTAAATATAAGCTAACAATTGAAACAACAGAAGCAAGAGAGATGACACCACAGACTGCAAGTGGCTTAGCTCCTTCTAATATTGCTTCTTTAGAAGGGAATTCAGTTGCGGAACTTGCTTCCAAATTTAATATTGTCAATGCGACCATACCCATTTACTCTCATATGAGAGTTTTGGTTATTAGCGAGGAAATTGCTAAAGATGGAATGTTAGATTTTATGGACTTTTTTGATCGGAATCGCCAAATTAGAGATGACTTTATGATTGTTATCGCAAGAGCAGGAAAAGCAGAAGAAATATTAAAAGTAAATAATATGTACAAAAAAAGTGCTTCTCTTAAATTATTTTCGCAATTAACTACGATGCAGAAAGATTGGGGAGGAGCACCTGATATTAAGTTGAACGATTATACTCGTATTTATAATTCAGAAGGACAGGCTCCAGTCCTTCCTGCAGTTCAATTAATCGGAGATCCGAAGAAAGGTGGAAATGTTGAAAATTTGAAAAGTGAAGACCCTGATAGTCAAGTTAAAGTGAACTCATTGGGAGCATTCAAAAATGGAAAACTAGTAGGGTATGCATCATTACGTGAGGTAAGGGATTTGCTTTTCGTCCAAGATAATATAAAAAATACAGCTATTACCGCAAACTGTGAAGTCGGAGCTAAAGAAGGAGATAAAAAGTTTGAATATCGAGTTACACATTCAAGTACGAAAATAACAGCCAAAGAGGTGAAAGGTATCCCACATTTTTATATAAAAATTAAGACAGAAGGAATATTGGATGGTACAACTTGTGCAAATAAGTTAGAAGGTAAAAGTACTTTTGAAAAACTAGAATTATCTATAAATAAAATAATGGAAAGAGAAATACAAGACTTTATAATAAAAACAAAAGAGCAATTTAATGCAGATATTTTTGGATTTGGTGATCTCTTAAGAGAACAGGATTATAAAAATTTTAAAAAATATAAAGATACATGGGATGATGGATATGCTAATGCAAAAATGCATATTTCTTTCAACTCGGAAATTAAAAGAAGTGGATTAAGGAAAGGTGGTTTCCTTACAAATTAG